A region of Thermothielavioides terrestris NRRL 8126 chromosome 6, complete sequence DNA encodes the following proteins:
- a CDS encoding 40S ribosomal protein S8, with amino-acid sequence MGISRDSRHKRAATGAKRAFYRKKRAFEAGRQPANTRIGPKRIHVVRTRGGNHKYRALRLDSGNFAWASEGCTRKTRVIVVAYHPSNNELVRTNTLTKSAVVQVDAAPFRQWYEAHYGQPLGRRRQQKQGQTLEETKKSKSVEKKQAARFAAHGKVEPALEKQFEAGRLYAVISSRPGQSGRCDGYILEGEELAFYQRKLHK; translated from the exons ATGGGTATCTCACGGGACTCTCGGCAcaagcgcgccgccaccggtGCGAAGCGAGC TTTCTACC GGAAGAAGAGAGCCTTCGAGGCAGGTCGCCAGCCTGCGAACACCCGTATCGGCCCCAAGCGCATCCACGTTGTCCGCACCCGCGGCGGCAACCACAAGTACCGTGCGCTCCGTCTCGACTCGGGCAACTTCGCCTGGGCCTCTGAGGGCTGCACCCGCAAGACCCGTGTCATCGTGGTCGCAT ATCATCCCTCCAACAACGAGCTCGTCCGCACCAACACCCTGACCAAGTCCGCCGTTGTCCAGGTCGACGCTGCGCCCTTCCGTCAGTGGTACGAGGCCCACTACGGCCAgcccctcggccgccgccgccagcagaaGCAGGGCCAGACCCTTGAGGAGACCAAGAAGAGCAAGTCGGTCGAGAAGAAGCAGGCTGCCCGCTTTGCCGCCCATGGCAAGGTCGAGCCCGCTCTCGAGAAGCAGTTCGAGGCCGGCCGTCTCTACGCCGTCATCTCCAGCCGCCCCGGCCAGTCCGGCCGCTGCGATGGCTACATcctggagggcgaggagctcgcctTCTACCAGCGCAAGCTCCACAAGTAA